The segment GTCTTTTGGCccaaatttgatttgatttgattttgttatgTCCGTTGGTGAGCAGCCTGGAACAGCCTGTTGGGCATCAAATCTGCACAATAGCCGTTGGAGGTCATGTCCTTTAGTCAGCCCACTTATCTTCCTTTTAGTTGGTCTTTTGGCccaaatttgatttgattttgttacttttgggcacgccttgttcaagtctgtgaagtctacgcaaACTCGCCATTTCCCggttttctttttcaccaccactGTATTTGCCAgtcattcggggtaaaagatttctttgatagcccctgccctTTCCAACTTCATCACTTCATCCTTAACAGCGTTGGCATGCTCTTTCAACGGGCGCCGGGGTGGTTGCTTTTTAGAAATACAGGATGGGTTAACATTAAGGTAATGGCAAATGAGGTTCGGATCAACCcccggggcatcgtaggcgtcctATGCAAATACGTCGACATTTCTTCTTAGAAACCCAATCAgctcctctctctcttagaTAGGCAGTTCCGAGCCAACTTGAAAGAATCTCTCCAGTTCGTTGTCAACAGTAACCCTTTCTAGACTTTCACATTTTATCTCCTCAGCTTGCTTATCAACGGGTACTGCCGAGGTggttgattgctataagtcATTTCCTACAAATGCCAAGGATTCTGCAACGGATAGGTGTGAGATGGCAGCCACCATGCATCGCCTAGCCATGGCTTGATTTCCCCCAATTTCCTCTACCTGGCCCCTTGATGGGTATTTTACCTTCTAGTGAAGCATAGAAGAGACGGCTCCTAGGACGTGGAGCCAAGGTCTGGCTACTATGGCCGTGTACGGTGAGTAGGCATCGACCACGATGAAATCCACCTCCACTACCTCTGATCCGATCTGTATGGGCAGTCTGATCTGCTCTTTTGGTATGATAGTCTTCCCTTCGAAACTTACGAGAGGGGAATCGTACGCCATTAGGTCCTCGTGCTTtaggttcagccccttgtacagATCAGGGTATATCACTTCCACAGCACTGCTCGGGTCTACCAGCACTCTCTTCACGTCGAACCCTCCAATCCTAAGCTTAACTACCAAAgtatcgtcgtgaggttggatggttccgatcttatcctcgtccgagaatcccagtacaGGTGTGTTCCCCTTCTTAGACCTTTTGGATTCCTTCTCACTGTCCTCGGTGGAGAGCCGAGCCACAGATATTACCCTAGAGGGAAAAGAGCCGGTCCTCCCAGGCGCGgtgaggatgacatgtatcgtacCCATGGGAGGTCTCAAAGATGTGTCTTTCCGAGACTCTTGGACGACCTGACCCATATGACCGCTAGAGGGATGTAAGAGGTGCCGCAATTTTCCTTCTCGGACTAACTGATCCAGGTTgttccatagattcctgcagTCCTCGGTGGTATGTCAGTGGTCTTAGTGGTATTGACAATACAGGCTTTGGTTGCACTTTGAGGAGTCTTCGGCCATTTTATTCGGCCATTTAAAGAAAGGCTCATTTTTAACTTTCTCCAGAACCTGTTGCACCGGCTCTCTGAATATGGCATTAACTGCTTACGTGTTGGTTAGTCCAGCTTGTCTCGCAAAATCTCTTCTTGGTTGGTTACTGTTGTATCATTCCGACCTGTAATCATTCCCTTTGTGAGGGATGATCTTCTCATTTCCTTTCCCTTGTAGCTGGTCCTCTTCCACTCTTTTGTATTTGTCAATTCTGTCCATAACTTGACGAACGCTGGTAACAGGTTTACCAATTAAGGACTTCCTTAAACAATGCTCAGTGGGGAGGCCACTCTTAAACGTGCTGATGGCGACGTCGTCGTGGTTACCATCCATATCGttgtacatctcccaatatctatcaGCATATGCCTCTAGAGTTTCCCCTTCGTGCATAGATAATGACAAAAACAAACTCAGAGGTCGAGGAACCCTGCTGTTCGTAATAAAACGAGAGCAAAAAGCTTGGGCGAGCTGCTTACATGAATCTATGGAGTTTGTCTTCAAgttgttgaaccatctcattgctATAGGTCCCAGGCTAGACGGGaaaactttgcacatcaaagcctcatTCTGAGAATGGATAGCCATTCTCTGATTGAATTGACTCACAtgctccaccgggtctgctCGGCCATTGTAAATGGTAAACGTAGGTTGGTGAAAATGCCGGGGTAGTCTAGCCCTTTTTATCCTGTGCGTGAAGGGTGACCTAGAGATTTGATCCAGTACtttgttcatggcatcattACCCAGACCCTTACTAGACGGGCTCCTATGTCTCCGTTCATGACGCTGCTCTTCTTCATAGGAAAAAGTTTCACTTGGGGGAGTTCTTGATCTCCACCTGTAACTGATATCCTTTTCCTCATTAGAGGATAGGTCGGAGCTGGAAGGGGATCGCCTTTGCTGTGCACGACGCAACCTCTTTTTTAGGTCGTCAATCTCTCGCAGCATGGCCTGATAGTTGTTTCGCCTTTGGGATACGCGACTACCTACTTGGGAGTGGCTTTGGCTCGTCTGAGTAGTATGTACGCTTCCCTCTCAGTTCCTTCTATTGCCCAAATTTGGCTCAGGGTCAAGAGGACTATTTTGCCGCTGAGGTCCAATGGGTTCTGTCCGCCGAGGGTTGGCTTGGCGTGGATTATCTTGGTGTGGACCTGATCCAGTCATGTTTAACCATTGTACTCGTACTCCCTAACACTCGaattcttcccacagacggcgtcaattgtaaggacaaagtttggagcccaagcccGCTCCTTATGAAGTCTTggtccaaaaagcccaacacaatgaattttgtagagtatggatCAAAGAATTAGGTTTAGATGAGTTGAGCGGTGGTTTGCATGGGATTAAGTAACACACAGACAAGAACCAAAACTATCACGATTAAAGAACTATTTGTCCGAGGAGACTTAGAATTTTGTTTATGAACGCAGATCATTATATTAGGGTTCTTTTACATGCTACagtactctctctttcttttttctcgcCCCCTTCTCAtgggggcttctctaccttatATAGGCTATTCCtcatcatctgggctttacacttgttgatcatctgaaccCCCATTTGAGCACtcatcccatcagacaccccttttAGTCCTTTGTGAGCTGCGGCAGCCAGGGTAACAcggttcaggggtcttctccacattaatgcggccagaaaagtagcagCAGTACATTTAATGTAGTGGTGGCAGTTTttgcttagatattttgagttttcttcctTGTCACGTGTTTGGGGGGTGTGCTTCATCGTTTGAACATACATTTGCTCTGGATTTTCATTGTCCAAGGAGGAAGTCCTCCTCAaaccttctttttttgtctCCCGTGATAAGGCTTATAACGTAAATCGTCTAAGTTTCATTGCCTCCTCAGACTAGCTAGCATCCTCGGacaggcccaaggcccaactcgTTACTTTGGGCCATAGCCCCCAcaaatatcttttaattttgccccATCTGAGCTAAAATTCTGGCTCCACCACTGtatgttaatatgttttaagtgtataaaacatattgaactggaccgctgtaagatttattattctatcaACAACTATCAAacgaataataaatctcatgacttctCATTTACATAAACTCTCAATCCTGAGGGAATAGTGAACATAATCATAAAATGTGAGTTGTTTtaatatatcaagagtgagatctagACAAACGGTCAAAACCTTAGTATGTTGGGCAACCACACGTAATGTTgaaggaacacatattctcaagatggaattcatagtctctttatagagatataaaatatttttttgagataaatttaattggtttggttattcagagtgttaaacctaaccactttagtaaagagttactaaagttcatattttatgaaattaaatttcataaaaaaaaaaaaaaatatatatatatatatatatataaataatttaaaggaTTAAATCGGGTACTCAAGGACCAAGAGGTAGTAATTTATAAAGTGACAGTTAAACATTATGATtttgtattactatgaatattttaatgaaggggttaaatgtttaataaagttttgaaatataatttattaataaagcctaaagtgcaattatatttatatagtggtattaaatataattaatgataacTTTGAGCTTGTCAAGAGTTAACAGATAAGTCCAAAGCTCATTGGAACTAGAGCTTTATATGTctcttttggtcccactccaagccatacactaaagcccaattgggctGACCCAAAAGGCTAatataattagataatcagttatttattcataaaagttattaaataaaggaaACTATCTAAGTGCATAAATAAATGTGTGactgaaaagaagaaagaatcagAGTTCTTCAATAAGGAGACACTTGGTTATTCTCTTGAAATATCACATATAGAACTGATTGAAAGACCACACATCTTAGGCACAttgtggaattggagtgaagattgaaaGGCATCTCAAGTCCaatcttcatttgttttgaatttcattgcatcaaggtacgctttcttattctttgtttctaaaaCTCAAATGCCACATGCTATCTtacatgaatgaagtagatccgtttaTATTCCGCTGCAtgtttttgtatgagatacaaaactatattttccAAGCGTTTTTCCAACATAAAACGCGCTCAAGCATTGTACACGCCATCTTTGAAAGTGAATTGTTAAGTAGGAGATGTAGGAGACGTATCCGAAAGAATGTAAGAAATTTTCACTGTTGGTTATGTTTGAATTGTCGTAAGGAGATCCTCCTCTTTTAAGGATTGAGACCCTTGCATTTTGTGAGAGTGTTGCTGCTAGTGGACACCCAGAGGTCCCTATGCCAATGATTATGTAGTCATAATATACAGTTTCTGGGGCTGAAGTTGCTTCTTGGACAAATATATAGTTTGCAGTTGCATGTAGAAAGGAAAGAAGATATATGAGAACAATGTAAATGGCTCAATATGGTGatgaataatggttaaataattagTTTCACTCTTTTCTAATTACTTCTTTTGAGACAATCAGTAAGTGATTATAGTATC is part of the Quercus robur chromosome 9, dhQueRobu3.1, whole genome shotgun sequence genome and harbors:
- the LOC126700783 gene encoding uncharacterized protein LOC126700783 → MLREIDDLKKRLRRAQQRRSPSSSDLSSNEEKDISYRWRSRTPPSETFSYEEEQRHERRHRSPSSKGLGNDAMNKVLDQISRSPFTHRIKRARLPRHFHQPTFTIYNGRADPVEHVSQFNQRMAIHSQNEALMCKVFPSSLGPIAMRWFNNLKTNSIDSCKQLAQAFCSRFITNSRVPRPLSLFLSLSMHEGETLEAYADRYWEMYNDMDGNHDDVAISTFKSGLPTEHCLRKSLIGKPVTSVRQVMDRIDKYKRVEEDQLQGKGNEKIIPHKGNDYRSE